In Synechococcus sp. PCC 6312, one genomic interval encodes:
- a CDS encoding DUF86 domain-containing protein → MQRDQESLIDMANAIKRILQYTDRISESELASNNEKLSAILYQIIILGEATNRLSPKLRQEYSEIPWREIAGMRDVIVHEYDQLDFDVIWDVVSHRLPELLTMINILIVE, encoded by the coding sequence ATGCAGCGTGATCAAGAATCCCTGATTGACATGGCAAATGCGATAAAACGAATTCTCCAATATACGGACAGAATTAGCGAGTCGGAGTTAGCCAGCAATAATGAAAAATTATCGGCAATTCTCTATCAAATTATCATTCTGGGGGAAGCCACTAACCGACTCTCGCCCAAGCTCCGACAAGAATATTCAGAAATTCCTTGGCGAGAAATAGCCGGAATGCGAGATGTCATTGTCCATGAGTATGATCAACTTGACTTTGATGTCATTTGGGATGTGGTTTCTCATAGGCTACCAGAACTACTAACAATGATTAATATTTTGATCGTTGAATAG
- a CDS encoding restriction endonuclease, SacI family: protein MSEPSEILETALQRVVINLQKVIVLNNQIRQKCEYISNNLSNRAGVRLLMSCLLAKIHNPEVDIRKPYTQIGGKDSFSGRTYDEQYITAFINKYNLPCNTTTAFLTPALRNRNETLVQGLNLVGRPPQLYTYALDLLDDVYSNRILASDLLAEVIRLLIILRDQRQQRIKELTQALETTKDAIPLSSEDIIKLIEQHLSLKGTSRLPVLIVAAAYSAAQKYLGERVVALQSHNAADSQTGAIGDIEITLVNDNKVITSYEMKDKRVTKEDVDRALKKLSVIQNKPDNYIFVTTDEIVSEVRNYACSLYLETNGIEFVILDCIGFIRHYLHLFHRLRTSFLQEYQKLILAEPESSISQPVKEAFLSMRHAAEAE from the coding sequence ATGTCAGAGCCATCAGAAATCCTTGAAACTGCTCTTCAGCGAGTAGTCATAAACTTACAGAAAGTCATTGTATTAAATAATCAGATCAGACAAAAGTGTGAGTACATTTCTAATAACCTTAGTAATCGTGCTGGAGTTAGACTATTAATGTCTTGTCTTCTTGCCAAAATTCATAATCCAGAAGTTGATATCAGAAAACCATATACACAAATCGGAGGAAAAGATTCTTTTTCTGGTCGAACCTATGACGAACAGTATATTACAGCTTTTATCAATAAATACAATTTACCTTGCAACACTACAACTGCCTTTTTAACCCCAGCATTAAGGAATCGAAATGAAACTTTAGTCCAAGGTTTAAATCTGGTTGGTAGGCCTCCTCAACTCTACACATATGCTCTTGATTTACTGGATGATGTTTATAGCAATCGAATCCTTGCAAGTGATCTGCTGGCTGAAGTTATCCGTTTACTAATAATTCTCAGAGATCAAAGACAACAGAGAATCAAAGAACTTACGCAAGCATTGGAAACGACAAAAGATGCAATTCCTCTTTCTTCAGAAGATATTATTAAACTTATTGAGCAACATTTAAGTCTAAAAGGAACTAGCCGACTTCCTGTTCTGATTGTTGCCGCAGCTTACAGTGCTGCCCAGAAATATTTGGGAGAGAGAGTAGTTGCACTTCAATCTCATAATGCTGCTGATTCTCAAACTGGAGCAATTGGAGATATTGAGATTACCCTTGTTAACGATAACAAAGTAATTACAAGTTATGAAATGAAAGATAAGCGTGTGACAAAGGAAGATGTAGATCGTGCTTTAAAAAAGCTTAGTGTTATTCAGAATAAACCTGATAATTATATTTTTGTTACAACAGATGAGATTGTATCAGAAGTACGAAATTATGCGTGCTCTTTATATTTGGAGACTAATGGCATAGAATTTGTGATTCTTGATTGTATAGGTTTTATTAGGCATTACTTACATTTATTCCATAGATTACGCACTAGCTTTCTTCAAGAGTATCAAAAATTGATTCTTGCCGAACCAGAAAGTTCTATAAGTCAACCTGTTAAAGAGGCTTTTCTTTCAATGCGTCATGCAGCAGAAGCAGAATAA
- a CDS encoding nucleotidyltransferase family protein: MDQISEFCQTWQVTELAIFGSALREDFHVNSDIDILITFSPIAKRGLRETFKMRDELQRIFNRKVDLIVKAALERSENYLRRKKILESAQIIYAA; the protein is encoded by the coding sequence ATGGATCAGATTTCGGAATTTTGTCAAACATGGCAGGTCACTGAACTGGCAATCTTTGGTTCTGCTTTGCGTGAAGACTTCCATGTCAACAGTGATATTGATATTTTAATTACCTTTTCTCCAATAGCCAAACGAGGTTTAAGGGAAACATTTAAAATGCGGGATGAACTACAAAGAATCTTCAATCGAAAGGTTGATTTAATTGTCAAAGCTGCCTTAGAGCGCAGTGAAAACTATTTGAGACGTAAAAAAATCTTAGAATCAGCCCAAATTATCTATGCAGCGTGA
- a CDS encoding DNA adenine methylase, with protein sequence MSKVIAFGWYGGKYSHLDWLLPLLPQAIHYCEPFGGSAAVLLNRLPSPIETYNDIDGEVVNFFRVLRDQSDELIKLIGLTPFSREELRIAVEESLNSVSDLERARRFFVRARQVRTGLAQTASVGRWAHCKMTSRSGMAGAVSRWLGSVEGLSEIVQRLLRVQIECASAIEIIQRYDSEKTLFYCDPPYPHDSRSDKNAYGFEMNDSEHRELADVLKNVKGKVALSGYHCKLMNELYKDWDYIESPPKKAHSTNTRTDNLKQDRTEVLWVNYKIKKQGVTECQSHQKSLKLLFSE encoded by the coding sequence ATGTCTAAGGTTATTGCATTTGGATGGTACGGAGGTAAATACTCACACCTTGATTGGTTACTTCCACTTTTGCCGCAAGCAATCCACTACTGTGAGCCGTTTGGCGGCAGTGCTGCCGTACTACTTAATCGCTTACCCTCTCCAATTGAGACATATAACGACATTGATGGCGAGGTAGTTAATTTTTTTCGTGTTCTTAGAGATCAATCTGACGAGTTAATAAAGTTAATTGGACTTACCCCTTTTTCAAGAGAGGAGTTGAGGATTGCAGTAGAAGAGTCGCTGAACAGTGTTTCTGACTTAGAGCGAGCTCGTCGGTTTTTTGTCAGGGCCCGACAAGTTAGAACGGGACTAGCACAAACAGCCAGTGTAGGGCGTTGGGCTCACTGCAAAATGACAAGTCGTTCTGGTATGGCAGGAGCAGTATCTCGATGGCTAGGTAGTGTAGAGGGATTATCTGAAATTGTCCAGAGGCTTCTCCGAGTCCAAATCGAGTGTGCATCGGCAATCGAGATTATACAGCGCTATGACAGCGAAAAAACCCTTTTTTATTGCGATCCCCCTTACCCGCATGATTCCCGATCTGATAAAAATGCTTATGGCTTTGAAATGAATGATTCAGAACATCGAGAATTAGCAGATGTACTCAAAAATGTGAAAGGTAAAGTTGCACTATCTGGCTATCACTGCAAACTAATGAACGAACTATATAAAGACTGGGACTATATTGAATCTCCTCCTAAGAAAGCTCACTCTACCAATACACGAACTGATAATCTTAAGCAAGATCGAACAGAAGTACTTTGGGTAAACTATAAAATTAAAAAACAGGGAGTTACAGAATGTCAGAGCCATCAGAAATCCTTGAAACTGCTCTTCAGCGAGTAG
- a CDS encoding glycosyltransferase: MRIAFFDAIGWDYTIESVQSHPLGGTQSALCYLAMELVKFGHEIYLINHTKILHQSYGVTCIPIYLVNESIFIALDLDFFIVINDANKTNFLREILPLKTHLILWTGHDADQPAIQALSDPNLASLYDQIVFVSQWQRLRYIKKFNLVSEQTTVFPNCAAPIFLKTFSSKKSISLKKITPIKLAYTSTPFRGLELLLDIFPNIYAQFKNCQLQVFSSLKVYQIDSTLEQDPYVELYQRCHEIPGVEYIGSVPQPELAEHLKNVAILAYPNTFPETGCIAVMEAMASGCHVITSNLGALPETTAGFATLIPISDDWQIYKQQFTQALVTILKNIQDTNYQDELYQKLNQQIKYIKLNHNWTIRAKEWESWLQSILEDRHHSRLNWQALAKFYRDHQKYTYLISLYESELEKQPHNLELYLEAGIALILNGQESEAQLLWSVALAELSSEDYQTWVSTLVDQLVFTANQQHGLGNIDIAIALRNYVREFDSSNINNLITIANILLTHEYDLDYITQVLGEIKSKLKNCELNELTDETYLELEKLINVLAEVMPLEESTYEILEMISSWKHNSLDIANTIKEIINTSRKYYEKKSFTYKYGDIYLTICRRSYASLYFMAEVYFFSDDLSNALLLINQALAECHTLASQAITNAKKLSYLLKFGGRWQEALITYQDQIKLLTQLVSGKDDNPLTYHEPLHLIVMSFVHYYMSDDLTNRQTLLSQVSSLCQLSIANNSISQGFTPKIHISTKQTQQTKTLKIGYISHCFRTHSVGWLASGLMTQHNHEKFEIYLYIIDVLNNDRDPVCEWYKRICDHYFIGHTDFEELARQIAEDEIDILIDLDSITHDITTAVMCLKPAPIQVCWLGFNAPGLKEIDYFLIDHYVLGNEAQDYYFEKLWRLPNSYISVDGFEVHLATLKRHDLDIPNDVIIFLSSQGGQKRHPDTMSLQLQIIKNVPNSFFLIKGFADQVSIQESFYSIASEIGLSASQLRFLKPDSTSMIHRANLGIADVILDTFPYNGATTTLEALWMGIPLVTRVGQQFAARNSYTFLKNAGVEEGIAWTDEEYVEWGIKFGTDHELRRKVAEKLRRARYSAPLWDAKGFTKEVEAAYQAMWHNYVTGEMILPPGHRIG; this comes from the coding sequence GTGCGAATTGCTTTCTTTGATGCCATTGGGTGGGATTATACGATTGAGTCTGTTCAGAGTCATCCTCTTGGTGGCACACAGTCGGCTCTCTGTTATTTGGCAATGGAATTGGTTAAATTTGGACATGAAATTTATCTTATTAACCATACTAAAATCCTTCATCAATCTTATGGTGTCACCTGTATTCCGATCTATCTTGTCAATGAAAGTATTTTTATTGCGTTAGATTTAGACTTTTTTATTGTTATTAATGATGCAAACAAAACTAATTTTCTAAGAGAAATACTGCCTCTTAAAACTCACTTGATTTTGTGGACAGGTCATGATGCAGATCAACCAGCAATCCAAGCACTAAGTGATCCTAATCTTGCTAGTCTTTATGACCAAATTGTTTTTGTTAGTCAATGGCAACGTTTACGATACATTAAGAAATTTAACTTAGTGTCTGAACAAACTACTGTTTTTCCAAATTGCGCTGCACCAATATTTCTCAAGACTTTTAGCTCAAAAAAATCTATTTCACTTAAAAAAATTACCCCTATCAAACTAGCCTATACCAGCACACCTTTTCGAGGATTGGAACTACTATTAGATATTTTTCCAAATATTTATGCTCAATTCAAAAATTGTCAATTGCAAGTATTCTCCAGCCTGAAAGTATATCAAATTGATAGCACTTTAGAGCAAGATCCCTATGTAGAACTATATCAACGCTGCCATGAAATTCCTGGAGTAGAATACATTGGCTCTGTACCCCAACCAGAGCTTGCAGAACATCTAAAAAACGTTGCCATTCTTGCTTACCCCAATACATTTCCTGAAACAGGTTGCATTGCCGTTATGGAAGCGATGGCCTCTGGCTGTCATGTCATTACTAGCAACTTGGGGGCATTACCCGAAACTACAGCTGGCTTTGCGACTCTCATTCCCATTAGTGATGATTGGCAAATCTATAAACAACAATTTACCCAGGCCCTGGTGACTATCTTAAAAAATATTCAAGATACTAATTATCAAGATGAATTATACCAAAAGTTAAATCAACAAATAAAATACATTAAACTCAATCATAATTGGACTATCAGAGCAAAAGAGTGGGAATCATGGCTGCAATCAATTCTTGAAGATCGGCATCATTCTCGACTAAATTGGCAAGCCTTAGCTAAGTTTTATAGAGACCACCAAAAATATACCTATCTCATCAGCCTTTATGAATCAGAACTTGAAAAGCAGCCCCACAACTTAGAACTTTACTTAGAAGCTGGTATTGCCCTAATTCTCAATGGTCAAGAAAGCGAAGCTCAACTGCTCTGGTCTGTTGCCCTGGCCGAACTGTCATCGGAAGATTACCAAACTTGGGTTTCCACTCTTGTAGATCAATTAGTTTTTACAGCTAATCAACAACATGGCCTGGGAAATATTGACATTGCCATAGCATTACGAAATTATGTCCGGGAATTTGACTCAAGTAACATTAATAATTTAATAACTATAGCAAATATCCTACTAACCCATGAATACGATCTTGACTATATTACCCAAGTATTAGGTGAAATTAAAAGTAAACTGAAAAACTGCGAATTAAATGAACTGACAGATGAAACTTACCTGGAATTAGAGAAATTAATTAACGTTTTGGCTGAAGTGATGCCTCTTGAAGAAAGTACCTATGAAATTCTCGAAATGATTTCGTCTTGGAAACATAATTCACTTGATATAGCTAATACTATAAAAGAAATAATCAACACAAGCAGAAAATATTATGAAAAAAAGTCATTCACCTATAAATATGGAGATATTTACCTGACGATTTGTAGGCGCAGTTATGCTTCGTTGTATTTTATGGCAGAGGTTTATTTCTTTAGTGATGATCTGAGTAACGCTCTCTTGTTAATTAACCAAGCACTGGCTGAATGTCATACTCTTGCCTCTCAAGCAATTACAAATGCAAAAAAACTTTCCTACCTGCTTAAATTCGGTGGACGTTGGCAGGAAGCTTTAATTACCTATCAAGACCAAATCAAATTACTCACTCAATTGGTTTCGGGAAAAGATGACAACCCCCTTACTTATCACGAGCCACTTCACCTGATTGTTATGAGTTTTGTTCACTATTATATGTCTGATGATTTAACTAATCGCCAAACTCTCCTAAGTCAAGTTTCTAGCCTGTGTCAATTATCAATCGCTAATAACTCTATTTCTCAAGGTTTTACACCCAAAATTCACATCTCCACAAAGCAAACTCAACAAACAAAAACACTAAAAATTGGTTATATTTCCCACTGCTTTAGAACCCATTCCGTTGGTTGGCTGGCTAGTGGCTTAATGACTCAACACAATCATGAGAAATTTGAGATATATTTATATATTATTGATGTCTTAAATAACGACCGAGATCCAGTATGTGAATGGTACAAACGAATTTGTGATCATTATTTTATTGGCCATACTGACTTTGAAGAACTGGCTCGTCAAATTGCTGAAGATGAGATTGATATTTTAATTGATCTTGATAGTATTACTCATGATATTACTACGGCTGTCATGTGCTTAAAGCCTGCTCCTATACAAGTATGTTGGTTAGGGTTTAATGCTCCAGGCCTAAAAGAGATTGATTACTTTCTGATTGATCACTATGTCCTTGGGAATGAGGCTCAAGATTATTATTTTGAAAAACTGTGGCGACTTCCCAATAGCTATATCAGTGTCGATGGCTTTGAAGTTCACCTAGCAACTCTTAAGCGTCATGATTTAGATATTCCCAATGATGTAATTATTTTCTTAAGTAGCCAAGGCGGACAGAAAAGACATCCTGATACGATGTCCCTGCAACTGCAAATCATTAAAAATGTTCCCAATAGCTTCTTTTTGATTAAAGGCTTTGCTGATCAAGTTTCTATACAGGAATCGTTTTATTCTATTGCATCTGAAATTGGTTTGTCTGCAAGTCAATTACGCTTTCTTAAACCTGACTCAACTTCCATGATTCATCGAGCTAACTTGGGAATTGCCGATGTTATTTTAGATACCTTTCCTTACAATGGCGCAACCACAACCCTTGAAGCGCTCTGGATGGGAATTCCCCTAGTCACTCGCGTTGGTCAACAGTTTGCTGCCCGGAATAGTTACACCTTTTTGAAAAACGCTGGTGTAGAAGAAGGTATCGCTTGGACAGATGAGGAATATGTTGAATGGGGAATCAAGTTTGGCACGGATCATGAACTCCGCCGCAAAGTAGCTGAAAAACTCCGCCGTGCCCGCTATTCTGCTCCTTTATGGGATGCGAAAGGTTTTACAAAAGAAGTAGAAGCTGCTTACCAGGCCATGTGGCATAACTATGTCACAGGTGAAATGATTCTACCCCCAGGCCATCGTATCGGCTAA
- the acs gene encoding acetate--CoA ligase codes for MVSTPIESILNEHRSFAPPEDFVANAVINSQAEYERLYAQAQADPETFWAELAEKELHWFQAWDHVLDWQPPHAKWFVNGKINISYNCLDRHLTTWRKNKAALIWEGEPGDSRTYTYAQLHREVCQFANVLKQLGVTKGDRVGIYMPMIPEAAIAMLACARIGAPHSVVFGGFSAEALRDRLNDAQAKVVITADGGWRKDAIVPLKEQVDKALDGDLAPSVENVLVVQRTKQTIPMLPGRDHWWHDLQKGASANCPAEPMDSEDMLFVLYTSGSTGKPKGVVYTTGGYNLYTHMTTKWVFDLNDTDTFWCTADVGWITGHSYIVYGPLSNGATTIMYEGAPRASNPGCFWDVIEKYGVTIFYTAPTAIRAFIKMGEHLPQARNLTSLRLLGTVGEPINPEAWMWYHRIIGQERCPIVDTWWQTETGGHMITSLPGAIPAKPGSATKPFPGILADVVDLDGNPVPDNDGGYLVVRYPWPGMMRTVYGDDDRFRRTYWEHIAPKDGKYLYFAGDGARRDEDGYFWVMGRVDDVISVSGHRLGTMEIESALVSHPVVAEAAVVGKPDPVKGEEIVAFVTLENNVTVDENLVKTLKQHVVSEIGALARPGEIRFSDALPKTRSGKIMRRLLRSLAAGEEVTGDTSTLEDRSVLDKLRQGS; via the coding sequence ATGGTTTCCACGCCCATTGAGTCCATTCTCAACGAACACCGCAGCTTTGCCCCACCGGAAGACTTTGTTGCCAATGCGGTAATCAACAGCCAGGCCGAGTATGAACGCCTCTATGCCCAGGCCCAGGCCGATCCGGAAACCTTTTGGGCTGAATTAGCAGAAAAAGAACTCCACTGGTTCCAGGCCTGGGATCACGTTCTCGATTGGCAGCCACCCCACGCTAAATGGTTTGTTAACGGCAAAATCAACATTTCCTACAACTGCTTAGATCGCCATCTCACCACCTGGCGCAAGAACAAAGCAGCCCTAATTTGGGAAGGCGAACCGGGAGACTCTCGCACCTACACCTACGCCCAACTCCATCGGGAAGTTTGCCAATTTGCCAATGTCCTCAAGCAACTCGGGGTCACCAAAGGGGATCGGGTCGGGATTTATATGCCGATGATTCCCGAAGCAGCCATTGCCATGTTGGCCTGTGCTCGGATTGGTGCGCCCCATAGTGTCGTGTTTGGCGGATTCAGTGCCGAAGCCCTCCGAGATCGCCTTAATGATGCCCAGGCCAAAGTGGTGATTACAGCCGATGGGGGTTGGCGCAAAGATGCGATTGTACCCTTAAAAGAACAGGTGGATAAAGCCCTTGACGGTGATCTCGCCCCTTCTGTGGAGAATGTTCTGGTTGTCCAGCGCACGAAACAAACCATCCCCATGTTGCCCGGCCGCGATCATTGGTGGCATGACCTGCAAAAAGGTGCGAGTGCCAATTGTCCGGCGGAACCCATGGATAGCGAGGATATGCTGTTTGTCCTCTATACCTCTGGTTCTACGGGGAAACCCAAAGGCGTGGTTTATACAACGGGCGGCTATAACCTTTATACCCACATGACAACCAAATGGGTGTTTGACCTCAACGATACAGATACGTTTTGGTGTACCGCTGATGTCGGTTGGATTACGGGTCATAGTTATATCGTCTATGGGCCGCTGTCTAATGGGGCCACAACCATCATGTATGAAGGCGCACCGCGGGCCTCGAATCCCGGCTGTTTTTGGGATGTGATTGAAAAATATGGCGTGACGATTTTCTATACCGCTCCCACGGCAATTCGGGCCTTTATCAAAATGGGTGAACATCTGCCCCAGGCCCGCAACCTGACCTCATTACGTCTTTTAGGCACAGTGGGCGAACCGATCAACCCCGAGGCCTGGATGTGGTACCACCGAATCATTGGTCAAGAGCGCTGCCCGATTGTGGATACTTGGTGGCAAACAGAAACTGGCGGCCACATGATTACCTCACTCCCTGGAGCCATTCCCGCTAAGCCTGGATCTGCCACGAAACCCTTCCCTGGAATTTTGGCCGATGTCGTGGATTTAGACGGCAATCCTGTGCCTGATAATGATGGCGGTTATTTAGTCGTGCGATACCCCTGGCCGGGAATGATGCGAACCGTTTATGGCGATGATGATCGTTTCCGGCGTACCTATTGGGAACATATTGCCCCGAAAGATGGAAAATACCTCTATTTTGCTGGGGATGGAGCCCGGCGAGATGAGGATGGCTATTTCTGGGTTATGGGCCGGGTGGATGATGTGATTAGTGTCTCAGGGCATCGCTTGGGAACGATGGAAATTGAATCGGCCTTGGTCTCTCACCCGGTTGTGGCAGAGGCGGCAGTTGTCGGTAAACCCGATCCGGTGAAAGGGGAAGAGATTGTTGCCTTTGTCACCTTGGAGAATAACGTCACCGTAGATGAGAATTTAGTCAAAACCCTGAAGCAGCACGTTGTCAGTGAAATTGGGGCGTTGGCCAGGCCAGGTGAAATTCGCTTTAGTGATGCCCTGCCCAAAACCCGTTCTGGCAAAATTATGCGGCGGTTGTTGCGGTCGTTAGCGGCTGGCGAAGAAGTGACTGGAGATACCTCAACCTTAGAAGATCGCTCGGTGCTGGATAAACTCAGACAGGGTAGCTAA
- a CDS encoding acetyl-coenzyme A synthetase N-terminal domain-containing protein — translation MVSTPIESVLNEHRSFAPPEDFVANAVINSQAEYERLYTQAQANPETFWAELAEKELYWFQA, via the coding sequence ATGGTTTCCACGCCTATTGAGTCCGTCCTCAACGAACACCGCAGCTTTGCCCCACCAGAAGACTTTGTTGCCAATGCGGTGATCAACAGCCAGGCCGAGTATGAACGCCTCTATACCCAGGCCCAGGCCAATCCCGAAACTTTTTGGGCAGAACTTGCAGAAAAAGAACTCTACTGGTTCCAGGCCTAG
- a CDS encoding type IV pilin-like G/H family protein: MKTELKAKFLQHLLSKKKANEGFTLVELLVVVIIIGILAAIALPSMLNQASKARLAGAQTQAGAINRAQQAYRLEAPTFASSTTELKIGTLSNPTGYTVAFGTGTATIGSVGFTAADTATDKSVSGCATATTDGITSSTVMVTTNPSGTPPTCT, translated from the coding sequence ATGAAAACTGAACTCAAAGCCAAGTTTCTACAACACTTGCTCTCCAAGAAAAAAGCCAATGAAGGTTTCACCCTTGTGGAACTCTTGGTTGTGGTCATCATCATCGGGATTTTGGCTGCCATCGCCCTGCCCTCCATGTTGAACCAAGCCAGTAAAGCCCGTCTTGCCGGTGCTCAAACCCAAGCTGGCGCAATCAACCGAGCCCAACAAGCCTATCGTTTAGAGGCACCTACCTTTGCTTCTAGTACTACCGAACTCAAAATCGGTACACTGAGTAACCCTACTGGCTATACTGTCGCCTTTGGTACAGGGACTGCCACAATTGGTAGTGTTGGTTTTACAGCTGCGGATACTGCTACAGACAAATCTGTTTCTGGGTGCGCTACAGCTACAACTGATGGTATAACATCAAGTACAGTCATGGTTACTACCAATCCTAGTGGCACTCCTCCTACTTGTACATAG
- a CDS encoding DUF5615 family PIN-like protein: MRFLLDQDVYALTARFLIGLGNDVVLVSQLGLSQASDEQILQTAQGQNRILITRDRDYGNLVFVKGLGSGVLYLRALLSKINSIHPELERVIQNYSEQELTGAFIVIDSNGHRLRRPLS; encoded by the coding sequence GTGAGATTCCTGCTTGACCAAGATGTTTATGCCTTGACAGCTAGATTTTTGATCGGGCTAGGAAATGATGTTGTCTTAGTTTCGCAACTCGGTCTATCCCAGGCCAGCGATGAACAAATTCTTCAGACTGCCCAAGGACAAAACCGTATTTTGATTACACGAGATCGAGATTATGGCAATCTGGTTTTTGTTAAAGGTTTAGGCTCTGGTGTACTTTATCTGCGAGCTTTACTATCCAAAATCAATTCAATCCACCCTGAACTTGAAAGAGTTATCCAAAACTATTCTGAACAAGAACTTACTGGTGCTTTTATCGTTATTGATTCTAATGGTCATCGTTTAAGAAGGCCTTTATCTTAA
- a CDS encoding DUF433 domain-containing protein — MEKIKVDPQVHFGKPCIAGTRITVQSILELLNEGVSFSEIVGDYYPDLEIEDIQACLRYAIALVASEEIHLASA, encoded by the coding sequence ATGGAAAAAATTAAAGTTGATCCTCAAGTCCATTTTGGCAAGCCTTGTATCGCTGGAACACGTATTACGGTGCAAAGTATCCTGGAACTATTGAATGAAGGAGTTTCCTTTTCTGAAATTGTCGGAGACTATTATCCTGATCTTGAAATTGAGGATATCCAGGCCTGCCTACGGTATGCAATCGCCCTGGTCGCATCTGAAGAAATTCACCTTGCCTCAGCTTAG
- a CDS encoding type II toxin-antitoxin system HicB family antitoxin yields MRQVIVYRDEDGYWIAECPSLKGCVSQGKTKEEALTNIKDAISGYVAALEEDGLTVPEETFETFMAVV; encoded by the coding sequence ATGAGACAAGTGATTGTATATCGAGATGAAGATGGCTACTGGATTGCGGAATGTCCAAGTCTTAAGGGTTGCGTCAGCCAGGGCAAGACTAAAGAAGAAGCCTTAACCAATATCAAGGATGCAATCTCAGGTTATGTTGCGGCATTAGAAGAGGATGGCTTAACCGTTCCAGAAGAAACGTTTGAAACATTTATGGCAGTTGTGTGA